In one Stenotrophomonas maltophilia genomic region, the following are encoded:
- a CDS encoding VOC family protein, whose amino-acid sequence MNVHRDFDHLWRDRCDTSSQRSPRVLIRVFVAPGELERSVAFYEQLQGVVADAGFPFPDAGLRLAMVGAFLLIEGSETALAPFTSTTGTLLVDDVRPYHDKLIAAGAEIIFPLQIVPTGAAFNAVHPDGTVVEYVHHRPDPQGR is encoded by the coding sequence ATGAACGTACATCGCGACTTCGACCATCTCTGGCGCGACCGCTGTGACACCTCCAGCCAACGCAGCCCGCGCGTGCTGATCCGCGTATTCGTCGCTCCCGGCGAACTGGAGCGCAGTGTGGCGTTCTACGAGCAGCTGCAGGGTGTGGTCGCCGATGCCGGGTTTCCGTTTCCCGATGCAGGACTGCGCCTGGCCATGGTCGGTGCCTTCCTGTTGATCGAAGGCAGCGAGACCGCACTGGCACCCTTCACCTCGACCACGGGCACCCTGCTGGTCGACGATGTCCGGCCCTATCACGACAAACTGATCGCTGCCGGGGCCGAGATCATCTTCCCGCTGCAGATCGTCCCGACCGGTGCGGCGTTCAATGCAGTCCATCCCGATGGCACCGTGGTCGAGTACGTGCACCACCGCCCGGATCCGCAGGGGCGGTGA